A window of Vigna unguiculata cultivar IT97K-499-35 chromosome 4, ASM411807v1, whole genome shotgun sequence contains these coding sequences:
- the LOC114181559 gene encoding pentatricopeptide repeat-containing protein At3g62890-like: MIRFYSTSAKPFHSDHYCKIVSLIDSCKSMQQIKQTHSQLVTTALISHSVSAHKLLKLAAHVSLSYAHKLFDQIPQPDLFIYNTMIKAHSMLPHSCHNSFSVFRSLIRDSGLFPNRYSFVFAFSACGNGLSMQEGQQVRVHAVKVGLENNIFVLNALIGMYGKWRLVEEGWKVFQWAVDRDLYSWNTMIAAYVGSGDMIRAKELFDGMQEKDVVSWSTIIAGYVQVGCFMEALDLFNEMLQIGPRPNEYTLVSAFAACSNLVALDQGKWIHAYIGRGEVKMNERLLASIIDMYAKCGEIESASRVFFNYKVKQKVWPWNAMIGGFAMHGKPNEAINVFEQMKVEKVSPNKVTFIALLNACSHGYMVEEGKLYFRLMVSDYAITPEIEHYGCMVDLLSRSGFLKEAEDMISSMPMAPDVAIWGALLNACRIYKDIERGHRIGRTIKDMDPNHIGCHVLLSNIYSTSGRWNEARMLREKNEVSNERKKIPGCSSIELKGTFHQFLVGDRSHPESREIYSFLDEMTIKLKSAGYVPELGELLHDIDDEEDKETALSVHSEKLAIAYGLMNTTYGTPIRIVKNLRICGDCHQATKFISKVYDRVIIVRDRTRYHHFKDGICSCKDYW, from the exons ATGATTCGGTTCTACTCAACCTCTGCAAAACCTTTTCATTCTGATCACTATTGTAAAATTGTCTCTTTGATTGACTCATGCAAGTCGATGCAACAAATTAAGCAGACCCATTCACAATTAGTAACCACAGCTCTAATATCACACTCTGTTTCAGCCCACAAGCTCCTCAAGCTTGCAGCTCATGTTTCTCTTTCTTATGCCCACAAATTGTTTGATCAAATTCCTCAACCAGACTTGTTTATTTACAACACCATGATCAAAGCACATTCTATGTTACCTCATTCCTGCCACAATTCCTTTTCTGTTTTCCGCTCATTAATCCGGGATTCGGGTCTTTTTCCGAATAGATATAGCTTTGTGTTTGCTTTCAGTGCCTGTGGCAATGGGCTGAGTATGCAAGAGGGACAGCAGGTTCGCGTTCATGCTGTGAAAGTTGGTTTGGAGAacaatatatttgttttgaatgCCTTGATTGGTATGTATGGGAAGTGGAGACTTGTGGAGGAGGGCTGGAAAGTATTTCAATGGGCTGTGGATAGAGACTTGTATTCTTGGAACACCATGATTGCTGCCTACGTTGGATCTGGTGACATGATTCGAGCTAAGGAATTGTTTGACGGAATGCAAGAAAAAGATGTTGTGTCATGGAGTACTATAATAGCTGGTTATGTTCAG GTTGGTTGTTTCATGGAGGCTTTGGATCTTTTCAACGAGATGTTGCAAATAGGTCCCAGGCCAAATGAATATACCCTTGTAAGCGCTTTTGCCGCTTGTTCGAATCTAGTAGCACTGGATCAAGGAAAGTGGATACACGCTTACATTGGAAGAGGCGAGGTTAAGATGAATGAAAGGCTTTTAGCTAGTATCATTGACATGTATGCAAAGTGTGGGGAAATAGAATCAGCATCCAGAGTTTTCTTTAATTACAAGGTAAAGCAAAAGGTTTGGCCATGGAATGCCATGATTGGTGGGTTTGCAATGCATGGAAAACCCAACGAGGCCATAAATGTTTTTGAACAAATGAAGGTTGAAAAAGTTTCTCCTAATAAAGTCACATTCATTGCCTTATTGAATGCTTGTAGCCATGGCTATATGGTCGAGGAGGGGAAATTATATTTCAGATTGATGGTTAGTGATTATGCTATTACCCCAGAAATAGAGCATTATGGATGCATGGTGGATCTACTTAGTCGTTCTGGTTTCTTGAAAGAGGCTGAAGACATGATTTCAAGCATGCCAATGGCTCCAGATGTTGCAATCTGGGGAGCACTGTTGAATGCTTGTAGAATCTACAAAGACATAGAGCGGGGACATAGAATAGGAAGGACCATTAAAGACATGGATCCTAACCATATAGGGTGTCATGTTCTACTGAGTAATATATATTCAACATCTGGGAGATGGAATGAAGCAAGAATGCTTAGAGAAAAGAATGAAGTCAGTAATGAGAGAAAAAAGATTCCTGGTTGCAGCTCAATTGAATTGAAGGGGACATTCCATCAGTTCCTTGTTGGAGATAGATCTCACCCTGAAAGTAGGGAGATTTATTCATTTTTGGATGAGATGACGATCAAGTTGAAGAGTGCTGGGTATGTTCCAGAGTTAGGAGAACTTTTGCATGATATTGATGATGAGGAAGATAAAGAGACTGCTCTGTCTGTTCACAGTGAGAAGTTGGCTATTGCTTATGGATTGATGAACACGACATATGGAACTCCAATTCGCATTGTAAAGAATTTAAGGATTTGTGGGGATTGCCACCAAGCAACAAAGTTCATCTCCAAAGTTTATGATCGGGTAATTATAGTAAGAGACAGGACAAGGTATCATCACTTCAAAGATGGAATCTGTTCTTGCAAAGACTACTGGTAG